Below is a genomic region from Paraburkholderia phenazinium.
AACCGATGCCTCGCTCGGCGGGGCATCGCTGGGCCGGCTGGACATCGATCCAGTCGTGGTGGGACTCGGTGTCGGGATGCGCTTCTGATGAGGACGCCGGGGTTTCCCGGCGTTTTTTTCATGCCGCGCCCGTTTCTTGCAGAACTGTCATGAACCGGGCCGTCTCGCTGTCACAGCTTGTCGTATTTGAAACGCATCGCGGTGCCTTCCTGTTCGATGCGCACCCACACCGCGCGTTTTTCCTCGTCGCTCAGGAAAACCCAGTTGGAAACCTCGGTAGCTGTGCGCCCGCAGCCCTTGCAGACTTCGTCGAAGAGCGTAGAGCAGACGCCGATGCACGGGCTGTCTGGAAGAGCGTGGAGATTCGAAGCCATTCAAAACCTTGGGACGGGAAGCAGGGAGGTACTGCTATGTTAACCGATGCTGCGGATTCCCTCTGAACGTGCCTCCACACCGTCGCCCTTGGCATCGTCATATCCCTGCGCCACACTTCCTTACAAATAGACTTCACTTCCTGTCGAAACCCGTGCATGGCAAACCACCCGCGGACGGTCTTTTTTTCCCGGTGGACAGGCGGCCATAACCCGCTAAAATTGCGCGCAATTTTGTATCGAACGAACAGGCTGGCGCGTCCGCGCGAACCGGCTGCGCTGTACCCTTTGCGCGACAGCTTCGCGGTTTTTTTGAAGCGCGCAATAATTAGTGGTAGTTTTCGGGTTTTTCAGGAGAGCCGCGGGCGGTGCGCTGCGGCACGTGGAGTGGACGGTCGGCCGAGGCCGACGGATCGGAGAACGGGATGAAAAAACTGGTAGTGCGTCAACTCGCGGCGCTGATGCTGTGTGCTACGCCGTGGCTTACGGCCGGCGCAAAA
It encodes:
- a CDS encoding DUF1289 domain-containing protein, which translates into the protein MASNLHALPDSPCIGVCSTLFDEVCKGCGRTATEVSNWVFLSDEEKRAVWVRIEQEGTAMRFKYDKL